Proteins co-encoded in one Bacteroidota bacterium genomic window:
- a CDS encoding response regulator transcription factor, translated as MKAVIVEDEKLIAADLNKMLAHCCPDIEILATLHSLKASVEWFNTNPTPDLVFMDIQLSDGTSFEIFDKTGLQCPVIFTTAYNEYAIRAFKVNSVDYLLKPIDEDELKRAVEKYRKVYLLNGNASPLQAQLQALVQQIYPAPNPKHKERFIVHYKNTLMPVNTDQIALFARDELVFIYTQDGERYIPDHYNSLDEIEAELDPQVFFRANRQVIVNINVIENYRADYTGKLHVKLKTTLYPETDISREKSPLFKKWLG; from the coding sequence ATGAAAGCCGTAATTGTTGAAGATGAAAAATTAATAGCCGCCGACCTTAATAAAATGTTGGCGCATTGCTGCCCTGATATAGAAATATTGGCTACGTTACATAGTCTGAAGGCTTCTGTAGAATGGTTTAACACCAACCCGACTCCCGATTTGGTGTTTATGGACATACAGCTAAGCGACGGCACCAGTTTTGAGATATTTGACAAAACAGGACTGCAATGCCCTGTAATATTTACCACCGCTTATAACGAGTATGCCATACGTGCATTTAAAGTAAACAGCGTTGATTATTTACTGAAACCGATAGATGAAGACGAGTTGAAACGTGCCGTTGAAAAATACCGTAAAGTGTACTTACTAAATGGTAATGCTTCCCCGCTTCAGGCTCAGTTGCAAGCCCTTGTGCAGCAAATTTACCCAGCACCCAATCCAAAGCACAAAGAGCGGTTTATAGTGCATTATAAAAACACGTTGATGCCTGTAAACACCGACCAAATTGCGTTGTTTGCCCGCGACGAGTTGGTGTTTATTTATACGCAAGACGGAGAACGCTATATTCCCGACCATTATAACAGCCTTGATGAAATTGAAGCCGAGCTAGACCCGCAGGTTTTTTTTAGGGCAAACAGGCAGGTGATTGTAAATATTAATGTGATTGAAAATTACCGTGCAGATTACACAGGAAAACTGCACGTGAAGCTGAAAACAACGCTATACCCCGAAACCGATATCAGCCGCGAGAAATCCCCTTTGTTTAAAAAGTGGTTGGGGTAA